Genomic window (Bacteroides sp. AN502(2024)):
ATCAGCGAGCAGGAGTTGGTTGCAGCCAATCCGGAACTGACAAAGGGGATGAAAAAAGGCCAGTTCCTTTGCATCCCTTATCCGTCAGCAAAGACCGTACAGCCCACGCAGAAAGAAAATCCATACGCTATTCCTCCCAGCAATAGCGAACTTTTCAGCAAAAGTAAAGAGGCTCCCCAAAAGCTGTCCACCATTAAGGCTGCATTATTGCTTCCCTTTCAGGAAGACAAACGCATGGTGGAATATTACGAAGGTTTCCTGATAGCAGTAGATAGTCTGAAGCGTACAGGTACTTCTCTTGACTTATATGTATATGACTGTGGAAGAAATGTTTCTACATTAAATACGATTCTTGCCAAGAACGAGATGAAAAAGATGAATATCATCTTCGGTCCGATGCATCAGAATCAAATAAAACCATTGTCTGACTTCGCAAAGAAAAACGACATACGTCTGGTGATTCCTTTCTCTCAAAAAGGAGAAGAAGTATTCAATAATCCGTCAGTATATCAGATCAACACACCTCAATCTTATTTATATTCGGAGGTTTACGAACACTTCACCCGTCAATTTCCCCATGCACATGTTATCTTCATAGAACCGGTGAATGTCGATAAGGAGAAAGCGGAATTTATCAACGGCTTGAAACAAGAGTTGAGAAGCAAAGGAATCTCCATGAAAACAGTCAGCGAAAGCGCAACGAAAGAGACGTTGAAAGCATCGCTCCGCAGTGATAAAGAGAATATCTTCATTCCGACCTCAGGCGATGATGTCTTACTGATTAAGGTACTTCCCCAACTGACACTGCTAGTCAGAGAGAATCCTGCAGAGCGTATTCATCTGTTCGGCTATCCCGAATGGCAGACCCATACCAAAGATTATCTGGAAAACTTCTTTGAGCTGGATGTATATTTCTATTCTTCATTCTATACGAATACATTGTTTCCGGCAGCTGTGCAGTTTACCAACGCTTACCATAAATGGTATAGCAAAGACTTGGCAAGCAAATATCCCAATTACGCAATGCTTGGCTTCGACACCGGTTTCTTCTTCCTGAAAGGATTATCGCTCTATGGCTCGGAACTGGAAAACAATCTGTCTAAGATGAATCTGACTCCCATCCAGACCGGGTTCAAATTCCAACGGGTGAATAACTGGGGAGGATTTATTAATAAAAAAGTGTTCTTCATACGTTTCACTAAGAATTTTGAATTAGTAAAACTTGACTTCGAATAATACGAGAATGATAAAGATAAAACCATTTTTGATCGCAACGCTCCTATTGACAGGATTGGCCCTTCCCGCCACGGCTCAAATCGGGGAAGCACGAAGCAATTTATCAGTCGGCATCAATGGAGGTGTCAATTTAAACAGTGCTTCTTTTACCCCCACCATCAAACAAAATAGCTTGATGGGAATTACCGGAGGGTTGACCGCACGTTATATATCCGAAAAGTATTTTGCCATGATTTGTGGTGCACAGGTCGAATTAAATTTCTCGCAACGAGGCTGGGACCAATTGTTTGAGATGCCGGGAGAGAATGGAGAGATGGTGAAAGACCCTACTCAAACATACACCCGCAAAATGACATATATCGATATCCCTTTCCTCGCACACCTCGCTTTCGGACGAGATCGAGGATTACAATTTTTTGTTCATGCAGGGCCACAAATCAGCTTTCTCATCGGAGAGTCTGAAACGATTTCAGGTGTAAACATGGACCAGCTTTCCAACACACAAAAAGCCGTGTACGGAGTCAAGATCCAAAATAAATTCGACTATGGTATTGCCGGTGGCGGTGGTATAGAACTCAGAACAAAGAAAGCCGGTAGCTTCATCGTTGAAGGGCGCTACTACTTTGCCCTGTCTGATTTTTACAGTACTACAAAGAAAGATTATTTCGCCCGTGCAGCACATGGTACCATTACCATAAAGCTCACATACTTATTTGACTTGAAGAAATAAAATTGCCCCTCCCCTTCTTCATCCTCCGGGGAGGGGATATCAAACCATATTCAGTCATAGTCAAAAAGGGGAAATATCATCTCAATCTATCCGCAGCCTTTACCATTACCTCATCCCGTCCGATAGCACGAACAGCCAATATATTCAAGATGATAGAAACAAGTGGCAGACACAACGCCCAGCCTATGCGGAACATATTTTCATCATTCTTCAATGCAAAATAAAAAGCGAGAAAAGCAACGTAATAACCTACCAATAATAAGCTGTTGAAAATTGTCATGCGAATCTGTAACATACGGTTCTTATACAAAAAGATGGTAGCCACAGCCACGATGGTGCTAAGCATCAGAATTCCGAATAAGCCCCATGTAGACTGAACAGCACCGCTTAGTTCCACCCCTAACGCCTTAAAAGGATGCTCCCCCATGGCATCAATAAAGTATCCCATCGGCAAACACATGGCTGTAATCAGCAATCCTGTGACAATCAATAAATAAACAGTCTGAATTCGTTGAATCATAAGTATTCTAAATAGTAGTTGAGTTAAACAATAATAGCCAAGCAATAAGAAGCAGGGACCATCATCCCACTTACTACTTGACTATCAAAATCTTCGTCAGAGAAACAACTTACAGAAGTTTTTCTTTCTCCTTAGCCGGATTCTTATAATATATCTTCCCTTCGATGTATTCTTGCGTAGCAATCAAGTCCGGCTTCGGTAATTTCTCATAATAACGAGAAATTTCGATTTGCTCTCTATTTTCAAACACTTCTTCCAAATTGTCATTGTAAGAAGCAAACTCTGCCAATTTCTTAGAAAGATCGTTTTTGATTTCTACACTGATCTGATTAGCACGCTTACCGATAATGGCAACTGTTTCATAAATATTACCTGTATCAGCACAGAGATCCATCATGTCACGGGTTACTGTTGTAGCAGGAGCATTCGTTTTTTTGTAGTCCATAAATCTATTTAAATTTAGTCTTTAATTACTTTTTGTGATTCATTGAATATCTTCTCGGCTTCTTTCAAATATTTACTTTCCGGAAACTCATTCTTAAAAGCATAATACTCATCAATCGTTTCGCGGTAACGATCCATTTTCTTGTCTTCCACGCTATAGATAGCCATTTCATGTTTGGCACGCAGAACCAAAATGGAAAGTTCTTCACGATAATCAGTATAAGGATAATCCTTCAATGCATTCTGAGCAGTGATTACACAAGATTCATAGTTATTCCCCAAATAATTACCCAGATTATAATATAGCTTTGCTGAATAAAGCTCCTTCAAAACCAGTTTATCCTGTAAAGCAAAAATCATATCCTGTGCTTCCTGTTTCCTGATGCTGTTCGGGAAATATTCCATGAACATCTGCAACTGCTGGATAGCCTGATAAGTGCTTGACTGGTCCAAACGTGGTTCCGGAGTGTCCTGAAATAAAGCTTTACCAGCATGGAAACGTGCCAGTTCAGTAAAAGAGCCACGAGGATAGGTGTTGAAGTAGGTGGTAAATGTCTGGGCAGCTGTCTGATAATCTTTCTGATTATAGTAGCTCATTCCCAACATATACAAAGATTCTTCCGCTTTATCGGTTCCTTTCATAATGGTTATCAACTCATTCAACAACGTAGCCGAACGGTTGTACTGTCCCTTCGCGAAATAGTTTTTGGCGGCTTCGTACTTGTATTCATAATTGGTGCTTTTCAGCAATTTGTTATACTCCCCACATGATGTAAGGGTAGCCGCCGCAAGCAAAGATATAATGATATTTTTCTTCATCCTATTAAAAATAATGCGCAAAGTTACTTATTCGTTGGGAATTTAGCAATTAATCTGTGTTTTTTAATACATAAAAGGCGTTAAACATCGACAAAAGGAGAAAAAATGAGGTCGAATTGCCATAGTAACGGTATGTATTGTTTCCGGTATTACTAATAGTATGAACCTGTTTCTTGATATTGATATGTTGCAAACGTAAAGGATTTATTTGGAAAAATGATTTGTTATCTCGATTATTTTAGCGAATATTGCTCCACTTTTTAGGATTTAACTATGAATTATGAACTAACATCAGCTTACAAACCTACCGGAGATCAGCCGGAAGCTATCGCACAGCTTACCGAAGGGGTACTCCGGGGAGTTCCCGCACAGACTTTATTGGGAGTGACCGGGTCGGGGAAAACATTTACCATAGCCAATGTGATTGCCAATATCAATAAACCTACCTTGATTTTGAGCCATAACAAAACACTGGCCGCCCAGCTCTACAGTGAGTTTAAAGGATTTTTCCCCAACAATGCGGTAGAATATTATGTTTCTTATTATGATTATTACCAGCCGGAAGCTTATCTACCGAGCAGTGATACATATATAGAAAAAGATCTCGCCATCAATGACGAAATAGACAAACTCCGGCTCGCCGCCACTTCCGCCCTGCTCTCCGGGCGAAAAGACGTGATAGTGGTTTCTTCCGTATCTTGCATTTACGGTATGGGAAATCCTTCAGACTTCTACAAAAATGTCATCGAAATAGAGCGGGGACGGACGATGGACCGCAATGTGTTTTTACGTCGCCTGGTAGACAGCTTGTATGTCCGCAATGATATTGACTTGAACCGTGGGAATTTCCGGGTCAAGGGGGATACGGTGGATATTTGTCTGGCTTATACCGACAACCTGCTGCGTGTCACCTTTTGGGGGGATGAGATTGACGGCATCGAAGAGGTAAACCCTATCACCGGAGTTACTATAGCCCCATTTGATGCCTACAAGATTTACCCGGCCAACCTGTTCATGACTACCAAAGAGGCTACTCTCCGTGCTATTCATGAAATAGAGGACGATCTGACCAAGCAAGTAGCTTTCTTCGAGTCTATCGGCAAAGAATACGAGGCCAAACGACTATATGAGCGAGTAACTTATGATATGGAGATGATCCGGGAATTGGGACATTGTTCCGGAATTGAAAACTACTCCCGTTATTTCGACGGTCGTGCTGCCGGTACTCGTCCTTATTGTTTGCTCGACTTCTTTCCGGATGATTTCCTGATCGTTATCGATGAAAGCCACGTAAGCGTACCTCAAATCCGTGCGATGTACGGAGGAGACCGTGCACGTAAAGTCAATCTGGTGGAATATGGGTTCCGATTGCCTGCGGCTATGGACAACCGTCCGTTGAAATTTGAAGAGTTTCAGGAGATGGCGAAACAGGTAATCTACGTCAGCGCCACACCGGCAGATTATGAATTGATTCAGTCAGAAGGTATCGTCGTAGAGCAGGTGATTCGTCCTACGGGTCTGCTCGATCCTGTCATCGAAGTGCGTCCGAGTCTTAATCAGATTGACGATTTAATGGAAGAGATCCAGCTCCGCATTGAAGAGGAAGAGCGCGTGCTCGTCACTACACTGACCAAACGAATGGCAGAAGAACTGGCAGAATATCTTCTTAATAATCAGGTAAGATGCAATTATATCCATAGCGATATCGATACATTGGAACGCGTGAAAATTATGGACGATCTCCGGCAAGGAGTCTATGACGTACTTATCGGAGTCAACCTGCTCCGCGAGGGACTCGACCTTCCGGAAGTGTCTCTCGTCGCTATCCTCGATGCAGACAAAGAAGGATTCCTCCGCTCCCACCGTTCGCTGACGCAAACGGCAGGACGTGCGGCCCGTAATGTGAACGGCAAAGTTATCATGTACGCCGACAAAATGACGGACAGCATGAAGTTGACCATCGACGAGACTAACCGCCGCCGTGAAAAACAGTTGGCATACAACGAAGCAAACGGCATTACTCCGCAACAAATCAAGAAGGCTAGAAATCTGGACGTATTCGGTAATGCAAACTCCGAAGCAAATGAATGGCAGAAAGAGAAACATGCTTATATTGAACCTGACACGCCCAATATCGCTGCCGATCCGGTGGTACAATATATGAGTAAACCGCAAATGGAAAAGAGTATCGAACGCACCCGTAAACTGATGCAGGAAGCAGCCAAGAAACTGGATTTTATTGAAGCCGCACAGTATCGTGACGAATTGCTGAAACTGGAGGATTTGATGAAAGAGAAATGGGGATAAGACCTTCCACATTTCAAGACATTCGGACATAGACACTGAAAGCAGCACACTCCAATGGCTAAGTATCGTTTAACGCACAAAGCTGTCGAAGACCTTGCCGATATCTGGAACCATACCCTCGATG
Coding sequences:
- a CDS encoding LysM peptidoglycan-binding domain-containing protein, with the translated sequence MKPINRIFLFLLFISVSHAISYAQENQSYFLHTIEKGQSLYSISKMYNVTTSDIIRLNPGCDEKIYAGQTIKIPTGKESQKGETFHTIQAGETLYKLTTLYHVSAKDICEANPGLSAENFRIGQVILIPQKKEQQTATTPQTPAGETTIQGPVVPRCKDMHKVKRKETIFSVSRKYGISEQELVAANPELTKGMKKGQFLCIPYPSAKTVQPTQKENPYAIPPSNSELFSKSKEAPQKLSTIKAALLLPFQEDKRMVEYYEGFLIAVDSLKRTGTSLDLYVYDCGRNVSTLNTILAKNEMKKMNIIFGPMHQNQIKPLSDFAKKNDIRLVIPFSQKGEEVFNNPSVYQINTPQSYLYSEVYEHFTRQFPHAHVIFIEPVNVDKEKAEFINGLKQELRSKGISMKTVSESATKETLKASLRSDKENIFIPTSGDDVLLIKVLPQLTLLVRENPAERIHLFGYPEWQTHTKDYLENFFELDVYFYSSFYTNTLFPAAVQFTNAYHKWYSKDLASKYPNYAMLGFDTGFFFLKGLSLYGSELENNLSKMNLTPIQTGFKFQRVNNWGGFINKKVFFIRFTKNFELVKLDFE
- a CDS encoding porin family protein, giving the protein MIKIKPFLIATLLLTGLALPATAQIGEARSNLSVGINGGVNLNSASFTPTIKQNSLMGITGGLTARYISEKYFAMICGAQVELNFSQRGWDQLFEMPGENGEMVKDPTQTYTRKMTYIDIPFLAHLAFGRDRGLQFFVHAGPQISFLIGESETISGVNMDQLSNTQKAVYGVKIQNKFDYGIAGGGGIELRTKKAGSFIVEGRYYFALSDFYSTTKKDYFARAAHGTITIKLTYLFDLKK
- a CDS encoding DUF4293 domain-containing protein, which translates into the protein MIQRIQTVYLLIVTGLLITAMCLPMGYFIDAMGEHPFKALGVELSGAVQSTWGLFGILMLSTIVAVATIFLYKNRMLQIRMTIFNSLLLVGYYVAFLAFYFALKNDENMFRIGWALCLPLVSIILNILAVRAIGRDEVMVKAADRLR
- a CDS encoding DNA-directed RNA polymerase subunit omega; protein product: MDYKKTNAPATTVTRDMMDLCADTGNIYETVAIIGKRANQISVEIKNDLSKKLAEFASYNDNLEEVFENREQIEISRYYEKLPKPDLIATQEYIEGKIYYKNPAKEKEKLL
- a CDS encoding outer membrane protein assembly factor BamD, which encodes MKKNIIISLLAAATLTSCGEYNKLLKSTNYEYKYEAAKNYFAKGQYNRSATLLNELITIMKGTDKAEESLYMLGMSYYNQKDYQTAAQTFTTYFNTYPRGSFTELARFHAGKALFQDTPEPRLDQSSTYQAIQQLQMFMEYFPNSIRKQEAQDMIFALQDKLVLKELYSAKLYYNLGNYLGNNYESCVITAQNALKDYPYTDYREELSILVLRAKHEMAIYSVEDKKMDRYRETIDEYYAFKNEFPESKYLKEAEKIFNESQKVIKD
- the uvrB gene encoding excinuclease ABC subunit UvrB, whose product is MNYELTSAYKPTGDQPEAIAQLTEGVLRGVPAQTLLGVTGSGKTFTIANVIANINKPTLILSHNKTLAAQLYSEFKGFFPNNAVEYYVSYYDYYQPEAYLPSSDTYIEKDLAINDEIDKLRLAATSALLSGRKDVIVVSSVSCIYGMGNPSDFYKNVIEIERGRTMDRNVFLRRLVDSLYVRNDIDLNRGNFRVKGDTVDICLAYTDNLLRVTFWGDEIDGIEEVNPITGVTIAPFDAYKIYPANLFMTTKEATLRAIHEIEDDLTKQVAFFESIGKEYEAKRLYERVTYDMEMIRELGHCSGIENYSRYFDGRAAGTRPYCLLDFFPDDFLIVIDESHVSVPQIRAMYGGDRARKVNLVEYGFRLPAAMDNRPLKFEEFQEMAKQVIYVSATPADYELIQSEGIVVEQVIRPTGLLDPVIEVRPSLNQIDDLMEEIQLRIEEEERVLVTTLTKRMAEELAEYLLNNQVRCNYIHSDIDTLERVKIMDDLRQGVYDVLIGVNLLREGLDLPEVSLVAILDADKEGFLRSHRSLTQTAGRAARNVNGKVIMYADKMTDSMKLTIDETNRRREKQLAYNEANGITPQQIKKARNLDVFGNANSEANEWQKEKHAYIEPDTPNIAADPVVQYMSKPQMEKSIERTRKLMQEAAKKLDFIEAAQYRDELLKLEDLMKEKWG
- a CDS encoding type II toxin-antitoxin system RelE/ParE family toxin; protein product: MAKYRLTHKAVEDLADIWNHTLDEWSERQAEDYYNMLNE